ctagtaattttacaatataaatatttaaatttaattttttaattacaaataaatatttaataataatacttaaattatatttatgaaaCTTCTATAAGTACTTAACTAACTGTTAAATGTATTTTGCATCCTTTGTGTCGGTTATAAATTGGCGCAATATATGATTGAAAAACTGTATCATAACCCTGAACTATCCCAGTTGCCCTTTTTCTTCGAaacctctttttctctcttgttgTCGGACTTACTCCACCCCTTTGTTGCTGCCTAATAAGTGCTATCTctctatttcttttttaatctCGCTTTATCTCTCGATCTCTTCTAtctctattttgattgtttttctattttttcaaatgTTTAGTCCCTCAATTCAGTGAAACGCAATCATCGTCCCTCAAACCTAAAAATGTCTAGTTTGGTGTTTAAACAAATCTTCATATATTATAGATATGATATTgttgtgtttattttttctttatgggATAGATCTAATATTgaatttgagttttattttagatCTTGCTTGGGGTTTTTTGGGCtagatttgattttttttgggTTGCAGCGTTACATAACAGACGCGAATAagtaaatatcaaattttacaTGCACAAAACCTTATGTGTCTTTTCATATAAAATACTATTTGCATATACGGTCGATCATTATGTTAGTTTTGTCAACGGTCgtaaatttcttatattaaaaaatgacaaaattaggTTTCTATAGTAATGCATATTCCAACGTGTTATATTACTATTAATATCAGGTCACGTATAATTTGATGTAATAATTCTTATGaaatatcgctaactaatcgCAAGTGGCCACTTCTAGGTAATGTTTGGCACCTCTAGTGTAATGATGTTTCACTTTCCATAATTGATgaactattatattaaaaaatgacaaaattaggTTTCTATAGTAATGCATATTCCAACGTGTTATATTACTATTAATATCAGGTCACGTTTAATTtgatgtaataatttttatgaaatatcgctaactaatcgCAAGTGGCCACTTTTAGGTAATGTTTGGCACCTCTAGTGTAATGATGTTTCACTTTCCATAATAGATGAACTATTATTAGTAACCATATTTTCCTCCATCAAAATGAAGGCTTCATCAGCGGTCTTAATTAGTATATAGAGCACCCCAACATCATCAACTATTGTTCTTAAGATTGGAACATTTAACTCTTTGatagaaaatttaaacttgCATTCAATTTTTATTACCGTGTTGTGGGCAATAATGTAATAAGTCCTTAAATAACCTTTCTCTCTCAAGCATCATAGAGTGGTTCTTGCTCAAAGGGTAATAATTTCCCAATATCACTATATAACTGAGCTCActtgaaaagagaaaaaaaaacttaatcaaGAACTTTTTTGCCATCTCATGCTGTAATTTATAATTGTTCCATACCTACCAAGGTTGCAAACAACTTCTAGCTCGatccctcaaaaaaaaaaaaaaaaaaaacgagaaGAAAAGCAATTTAATAACACCATCACTAATGCCATTCATCTTTATTGTGGCTTTTGGTTgtgatttaaatatatatatatatatatatagatatatatatttgtaatcaAATTATAAAAATCTTGTTTCTCATTTTCTTTGGAGAACTGTTCTTAatattgtaggaaatttaagatAGGAATTTACTATCTTGGCCCTACaccaacaaaacaaacaaatcaaTTTTAAGGTCAATTTCGACCTTTCACTGTTCAAAGACTTTTCAAAGTCTGAACACCCAAAACGACTTCGTTTTGTGCTTGAACAAAACCCCAAGACTCGAGAATCTTCTCAGtcactttctctctttctctgatttctcttcgaaaccctagcagagagtttctctctgagaaactcAAAGCCTAACCCTAGAAACCCAGAaatcccaaacacaaacccaGCAACAAGATCAGATCTACAATGATTTGATCTAAACACCCTTACACACACAAAGCCAGAAAGTTTTAAGTTAGAAAACACCAGATTTTGCCGAAGTTCACCAATAAATTGGCTACGTCTCCGTTTGAGCTGCTCCTCAAAGATGAGAGCTCGATTTCCACTATATCTTGCAGTTCAACAGTACATCAATGGAGATTCCAAGTCACAGGTAATTTTTCTGACTGGTAATCTCTTTTATTACAagtatatttgtgtttaatccCTCTTTCTCTCACTATCTAACTCTCTGTTGTTTCTTTTGTGCATGTACGAGCTTCAATCTCTGGTTCTTCAAGTATTCAAAGCCCTGGATCTTGAAGAACACTCTCAACCTTGTAGATCTGGGCTTAGATTGCAGGTATATATAGATCTAGGGTTTCTATTTTAGCTTCTGCATGTGTTAGTTAGGTAGTTACAGAAATTAGTTAGGTGTGGATTTAACCAAATCCATTCTAACTAATTTCTGTTAGGGTTTTTAGAGACCGAAGGTCAACTTAAGGATTTTACTTGTATTTACAGTTCTGTTCTTTGTATGTTGTTTATGTATCAGTGTAAGTGGAGGTTTATATCAACAAATATAATACATAGAATTACACTTTTTGTGGTTTATGTTTTGGCTTAATTTGCTTTTTTGATCTTATTGGATGATTGCCTACCTTTAATTATGTCTCTtgtattatatttgattaaGTGAATTAATATAAGTGTACTTttctcaataaaaaaaaactcaaattttgtatttttatacaaGAATATTGTGTAACTATTTAAAATGATTTTctttccttcataaaaattcttaatagtttaaaaattataagatatattgtaattagtttaaataaaaatacacaAAGATGTTTACATAACTTATATAAAACAATTTGTAACTACACAATTATTAAACTATTTCAACTCTACAATTGGGACAAAATTTACTAATTTGTAGCCACTCAACAATACATTTTTCATGATATGTGTGAGTGCACGGTAATCTAGTGACTTCCAAACCAACCGAAACTTTTTCCAAACAAATCGAACAAAAGATAAGATCTTCTTTGATCCACACTTTTTCTAGTTTTTCGATCGACTTTTCATCCGCCGCCACAAAATTAATAGGAATATCATCCATGAAATCAATACTAACGtcatcaatcaaatcaacaAGATCATCTGTCTCATATGAATTATCATCACTGTCATCGTCATCGTCattatcatcattatcatcatcgtcATCGTAATCGTAATCGTCATCTTCATCATAATTGTTATCATCATCAGACCATTTGGGTTGAGGTAGTTCGTCAACAAAAACATCAACATCTacttttatacttaaattatgcTCATTATCATCCCATATCTtcttacaataattaataatttcatttgtaataaaaaaaactgaatTAGGAAGAAAAACCTCAGCAAACATGTCTTGTAAAATAACTTTGGCTTTAGTACTGTTGAACCTCATCAATGTCTTGTATGAAATTGTAAACAATTTGtgaaaagaacattggaataTTCTTTGATCCATCCacatataataatttaataaatacgtattataatttatttcctaatttattcatattattattattattatcttattTTCCTCTCAActacatatttaaatttaaatctttTTTTGACGTAATTTAAATTTAGGTTCATCAAAGATGATTCTAGAtcccaaaatattttaaattttagattattaaatataagttaaataattatataatatatatattttcaaattaagatgATTTATTCCTTAGTGTTAtataatttccttttttttaaaaaaaaaaaacaaatattgtAGGAGACTCCTTTGACtaagtaaaaatatttatattattattatatattataattatattaggaTTAGGATTATTATGATTTGAGTATATAAACACACCAAGTATACGTACATATTCATTCATTTTCATCTTTTGATCCATCCacatataataatttaataaatacgtATTATAATTAAGTACTAAAAGCCATAAGAGTAATTAAATAAGTTTCATCACTAATTATTAATACCACTCATACATTTTCACAAATTCAACTGATCAACTCATAGCTTGAGAAGATGGCGATTAATAGGGGACTGAATTTGATCAAGTCTGAGTTGAAAAAACGTCACAAATCATCAATGTCAAAGGTAATAATCTTCATTAatcatctttattaattaaatatattataattaattagggtaCGTgtctgtttttttatttttaataaatataaatgcaTTTTCTAATAGgttatatattaatttctatATAGGTGGAGAAGCAATCAGGTGCTAATAAACCTATCCAGAGAAAATCACTCAACAAATCTGAAATGAAAAAATTTACTAACGAGAAATCCCAAATTTCTGAAACGTCAACTCTATATCGTAAATCAATAGTTTCTGCCAAGACTGTAATTCCATCTTTGTCATTTGAAAAAGGTAATtggttaatttaatttatttaattaatattaatttatatacatatatatgtagagttaatgataaattattaacttatatattttttttaaaataaagaaacagaatgTCATCTCAAGAAAGCTATTCTTGATGCAAAATCTATGCATGCCAACTCAAGTTACCAAGCTACTAAGATCGAAGTCGGTGAGAGATTGAAGAAAAGGTCGCGGGAAATATTCGAAAAGACAAGgagtgaaaaagaaaaagaggaaagAGAAGAAAGTGAAAAAAGAGCGAACTTACAACGATTAATCAGAGAAAGAAAAGCGCATTTGGCTTTAATTGAAAAGGTTAGTTTGCTTGCTTGTTTTTGTATTTGGTATCTTATTAATTCGATTGTGGTATAAAACGTAGTTATTTTGATGATAATCTAACTAATATTGTATTACGATAATTAATACAGGTTGAGGCGCAAGTTGTTCATCCTAATGAGTATTTTCAGTACTTCTTGGAACTTGAAAAGCAATGCGGGAATAAATCGTGCACATATGATGAAAGAAATTTCGATTGGTACATAAAATCTTCTTTTTATTTGGGAAGTGATTGATCGAGAAGTTgggattatttttttaaaataaagaggaagaagaaaaagaaaacacgAATCAAAAGAAGCTAGCTGAGAGACTTAATTAAACTTTGTTTGcatgtaattaaatatttttattactttttcttAATGAATCGGATGATATATTTGAATGTAATAACTTTAAATTACTTCAAAGAAGttttttaattcatgatatttaaaaatgTTATTGCATGTGATaaagtaattattaattttatggtAATGTTTAGCAATAattatacaattaaaaaaaaaaagctataaTTATGTTCATTGTGAACCAATAACTCTCAACTAAGCCTTTTAGAGacgaataaaattataattaccaaaatgttATTAAagcaaataaaagaaaaaaaactttgaaaccctctctttctctcgtaAGGAAGCAAACTATATTTAAAAATGCATTtacaagaaagaaaaaaaaaaagcaatagGGCTATTAGAATAGGGCTATTAGAGAAGTAGTTTCGTTTCTCATCTTCTTTGCTCAATAAAGATACCTATATTTTGGTGTCTTAAGCGtagaaaaattacactaatcTATCCCGAACTTAGTGATTAAACTTTACTACGATGACAATACAGTAGGGGCCTCGAGGTCTTGTAAAAAAGCCAAAATATAACTCGACACAAGAATGataaaaatggtaaaattatttatttatttatttattttgaatggaAAATGCATTTTTATTAACCATCAAAGTCCGCTACCAAAGACGGTAGCAAATCGAATGGAACAGACTCCATATCGAAAGTACAACCAGGAAAAAATATAGAAGCTCTACAGTTATGAGCTACCATATTTGTTGATTgtttaacaaataaaacaataacagTTTTCAACTCAGACAACAAAGTTTTACACTCCTGAATAACTTGACCATACCATTTCAATCGCACTTCTTAATGCTTGAACCACCGTGAGACAGTCCGTTTCGAGTATAACATGTTGCCATTTTTGTCTCTTAATCCAGCTTAAGGCCTCTCGGACGCTAATAGCTTCAGCCGCTTCTGCTTGAACCACACCAGTAAAAAGAAGCGTCTTTCCCTCTATGAGCATACCATAATGATTTCTAGCAATTAGACTACATCCATATCTAGTGCCACTGTCAAATAAAGCGGCGTCGACATTTACCTTGATGTTATTCACATTTGGTGCCAACCAATGCTCGGTTTCGTCATCCGGTAGCAGAAACTATCGATTTAcgatttaagtatgatgatggctTGGTTTTCATCACTAAGAGCCTCATTTTCCCCTGAATTTGCAAGCTCAATGTGCATCCTCAAGAACTCATCAAGATTTTGATCTAAGGACTTGGATTGGTTCATTTTGAACCCAAAAATCCTTTCCTTGAGATAAATCTTGTTTGTCAAAGATTTCTGTTGAAATTGCTCTTCTAGCTTTTTCCAAATCTTTGATGGAGTCTCTTCTTTATCTACCAATCTTATGATTGCATCTGATAGGTTGAAGATTAGAATTCCAGTAGCAGTTTCTAGGTATTCTTCTTGTTGTATTTTAGAAGTTCCTTCTGGCCATTCAATAGGTTCATCTAGCACCCTTAGTAATTTCTGTTGAGCTAGGAGAGACCTAATTTTCCTTCTCCAAATTCTGTAATCCCCAGTACCATCAAATTTATCAatatcaaattttatgttactcatattaataaaattgaaaaagaaacagATAGAGTTTTAGAATTTCTCAGTTTGTATTtctgaattttgaatttgaatcaGAATCTTGATCTTCTTGCTGTTTGAGTGTTGTTCTTTTTGTCAATCTTTCTTTCAAGATTTTCTTGCCAATTCCTTCCTGATATTTTCCCTTGAATCTTTGTTGATCTTCTTTAGCCAAAtcaggctctgataccactgtaggaTTTTACCCTTTTGCCCTACACCAACAAAGATTAAAATATCAGTATCAAGGTCAAAACCGACCTTTCCAAGTCTAACTTATGCTTTAGACTTAAACGGCACCGTATGACCAACACGACACTCAACCTTGTGTTGTTTGGTCCTCAGAGTTTTAAATACTCTGAGAAGGGTCTAGAAACTCTAACATTCAATCACTCAGCCTCACAAACCCACAAatcgaaaccctagcagagcaagTTCTCTCGATTCCAACCCAGAAAACCCAGATTCAAACACACACACCCATAGATTTAGGTTTAGACAAATGAAAAACAAGTAATAGGAAAGAAATCATCAGATTTGTTTCAGAGTTCACCCCAAAAATTAGGGCTACGTCTCTGTCAAGCTCGTCTCAGAGATTAGCTTGATATCCACTATGATCAAAGGCAAAATACAGACTTTTGGAGCTTCTTGTCACCAGATCTGATCAGGTAAACTCAGTTCTTTGTTTGTAcaagtttttatttgtttttccttGTGATTTTCTTCTCGATCTAACTctgcttgttgttgttgtgcatGTACTCATCCCTTCTGTCTCCTCACCATGAGATCTGCATTCTCGAGGTTGGATCTTGGAGCTGAAGTCTTCAAACTAGggttttctctttttctctctctctctgtaatTTTCTGATCTGGTTTCTATGTGTTAGATCTAGGTTTCTTCTCTTTGATTCATGTATTTATATTGTTGTAGAGTCGGTTGATCAAGGTCttaggagttagttacaatttcagttgtaactaactactaagtcttgatccactagaggcgaagccaccCTAGGACTGTGTCTGTTTACTTGTTTCTATTTTTACTTTGCTGATGTGGATATTTGTGTATAAGGGACTGATTATAAGTGGAATTTACTTAACAGAGTTCTTAAAAGTAGACATAAAGCATCCAAAAAAAGGCCCAACGTACTCCCAAGAATCTCATGATCAATTCGCAAAGGAAAATAATTTGAGAACTATTGCCTTTGTGAAACAACAAGAAAGTTCTCGTCAATTCAAGAAGGAGAACGTGTTTGCGAAGAGAACTTTCTAGACACGACCGAAATTCCTAGTGGAGAGTTCAACGGCGGGGCCGAAAAATCCGGAGATGTGATCGCACAAATTCAGATGGAAGATATATAAGATAGTGGCCATGGCAGTGAAAGTACAGATTTCtggaaaaaaaagagaataatatcttttttttaaataaaaaaaaaatcaaatattggAGGAGACTCCTTTGACTAAgtaaaaatatctatattttttcACAATAATAATTagggttaagatattataattatattaggaTTAGGATTAGGATTATTATGATTTGGCTATATAAAGACACCAAGCTAGCTAGTAGCCTAGTACGTTCATATTCATTCATTTTCATCTTTTCATCCattcatatattataattaaataagtttcattactaaatatatattaatactaCTGATCATACAAATTCATAATTTCAACTCAactcatatatttatatatatatatatagcttgaGAAAGATGGCGATTAATAGAGGACTGAATTTGATCAAGTCTGAGTTAAAAAAACGTCACAAATCATCAATCTCAAAGGTAATAATCTTCTTTAATCatcttaattaaatatattaattagggtacatgtttctttgttttttatgtattaaatataaatgCATTTTctaatagtttatatattaatttctatACATAGGTGGAGAAGCAATCCGGTCCTAAAAAACCTATCCAAAGAAAATCCCTGAACAAATCTGAAAGATTTACTAACGGGAAATCTCAAATTTCTGAAACGTCAACTCTATATCATAAATCGATAGTTTCTGCTAGTGGAACTGTAATTTCATCTTCGTCATTTGAAAAAGGTAATtggttaatttaatttatttaattaatattaatttatatatatagagttaatgataaattattaacctatatatttttttctttgaaaaaaaaaaagaaatagaatGTCCTCTCAAGAAAACTATTCTTGATGCAAAATCTATGCATGCCAACTCAAGTTACCAAGCTACAAAGATCGAAGTCGATGAGAAATTGAAGAAAAGGACGCGGGAAATATTCGAAAAGACA
This region of Cannabis sativa cultivar Pink pepper isolate KNU-18-1 chromosome 7, ASM2916894v1, whole genome shotgun sequence genomic DNA includes:
- the LOC115697597 gene encoding uncharacterized protein LOC115697597 isoform X2, with translation MAINRGLNLIKSELKKRHKSSMSKVEKQSGPKKPIQRKSLNKSERFTNGKSQISETSTLYHKSIVSASGTVISSSSFEKEIECPLKKTILDAKSMHANSSYQATKIEVDEKLKKRTREIFEKTRSEKEKEEREESEKRANLQRLIRERKAHLALIEKVEAQVVHPNEYFQYFLELEKQCGNKSCTYEEKNFDWYIKSSYYLGSY
- the LOC115697597 gene encoding uncharacterized protein LOC115697597 isoform X1, which encodes MAINRGLNLIKSELKKRHKSSMSKVEKQSGANKPIQRKSLNKSEMKKFTNEKSQISETSTLYRKSIVSAKTVIPSLSFEKETECHLKKAILDAKSMHANSSYQATKIEVGERLKKRSREIFEKTRSEKEKEEREESEKRANLQRLIRERKAHLALIEKVEAQVVHPNEYFQYFLELEKQCGNKSCTYDERNFDWYIKSSFYLGSD